A window from Dunckerocampus dactyliophorus isolate RoL2022-P2 chromosome 15, RoL_Ddac_1.1, whole genome shotgun sequence encodes these proteins:
- the pik3c3 gene encoding phosphatidylinositol 3-kinase catalytic subunit type 3 isoform X2, with protein sequence MDTDKFNYVYSCDLDINVQLKIGSLEGKREQNSYKALLEDPMLRFSGLYQENCSDLYVTCQVFAEGKPLALPVRTSYKAFSTRWNWNEWLRLPLKYPDLPQSAQVVLTVWDSFGPGRAVPVGGTTVTLFGKYGMFRQGMHDLKVWPGVEGDGAEATSTPGRTSSSLTEDQMGRLAKLTKAHRQGHMVKVDWLDRLTFREIEMINESEKRSSNFMYLMVEFPRVKTNDKEYSIVYYEKDGDDASPLPTSCEIVKVPDPQMGMENLVESKHHKLARSLRSGPSDHDLKPNAATRDQLNIIVSYPPTKLLSSEEQDLVWKFRYYLTMQEKALTKFLKCVNWDLPQEAKQALELLGKWRPMDVEDSLELLSSQFTNPTVRRYAVARLQQADDEDLLMYLLQLVQALKYENFSDIQGGLEPGSKRDGQGLSDDSTLDSSQILTATSGPPAATQKGKEGADSENLEQDLCTFLILRACKNSTLANYLYWYVIVECEDQDTLQRDPKTHEMYLNVMRRFSQALLKGDKSVRVMRSLLATQQTFVDRLVQLMKAVQRESGNRKKKTERLQALLADNEKVYLSEIEPIPLPLEPQIKIRGIVPETATLFKSALMPAKLIFKTEDGAMYPVIFKHGDDLRQDQLILQIISLMDKLLRKENLDLKLTPYKVLATSTKHGFMQFVQSVPVAEVLATEGNIQSFFRKHAPSEKGPYGISSEVMDTYVKSCAGYCVITYILGVGDRHLDNLLLTKTGKLFHIDFGYILGRDPKPLPPPMKLSKEMVEGMGGMQSEQYQEFRKQCYTAFLHLRRYSNLILNLFSLMVDANIPDIALEPDKTVKKVQDKFRLDLSDEEAVHYMQSLIDESVGALFAAVVEQIHKFAQYWRR encoded by the exons ATGGACACGGATAAGTTTAACTATGTTTACAGCTGCGATTTGGACATCAACGTTCAactcaaaat AGGCAGTTTAGAAGGCAAGCGAGAGCAGAACAGCTACAAAGCTCTCCTGGAAGACCCCATGCTGCGTTTCTCCGGCCTCTATCAAGAGAACTGCTCGGACCTCTACGTCACCTGCCAGGTGTTCGCCGAGGGCAAACCTCTGGCCCTGCCTGTCCGCACCTCCTACAAGGCCTTCAGCACTCGCTGGAA CTGGAATGAGTGGCTGCGGCTGCCATTGAAGTATCCAGACCTCCCACAAAGTGCACAGGTGGTCCTCACAGTGTGGGACAGCTTTGGGCCTGGGAGAGCTGTCCCCGTTGGGGGCACCACTGTCACCCTTTTTGGCAAATATGG AATGTTTCGACAAGGCATGCATGACCTGAAAGTTTGGCCTGGTGTGGAGGGCGATGGAGCGGAGGCCACCAGCACACCAGGACGCACCAGCAGCAGTTTGACAGAGGATCAAATGGGAAGACTGGCAAAG CTGACCAAGGCCCATCGGCAGGGTCACATGGTGAAGGTGGACTGGCTGGACCGCTTAACCTTCAGAGAGATCGAGATGATCAATGAG agcGAGAAACGCAGCTCCAACTTCATGTACCTCATGGTGGAGTTTCCTCGAGTTAAAACAAATGACAAAGAGTACAGCATTGTCTACTATGAAAAG GATGGAGATGATGCGTCGCCCTTGCCCACCAGCTGTGAAATTGTTAAAGTTCCTGACCCACAGATGGGGATG GAGAACCTGGTGGAGAGCAAGCATCACAAACTGGCTCGCAGCCTCCGCAGTGGACCCTCTGATCACGACCTGAAGCCCAATGCCGCGACGCGTGACCAGCTCAAC ATCATTGTGAGCTACCCTCCCACCAAACTGCTGAGCTCTGAGGAGCAGGACCTGGTGTGGAAGTTCAGATACTACCTCACGATGCAGGAAAAG GCTCTGACTAAGTTCCTCAAGTGTGTCAACTGGGACTTGCCCCAGGAGGCCAAGCAGGCGCTGGAGCTTCTGGGCAAGTGGAGGCCCATGGATGTGGAGGACTCGCTGGAGCTGCTATCCTCGCAATTTACCAACCCGACGGTGCGACGCTACGCCGTGGCACGGCTGCAACAGGCGGACGATGAG GACCTGCTGATGTATCTGCTACAGCTGGTGCAGGCGCTCAAGTATGAGAACTTCAGTGATATTCAAGGAGGCCTGGAGCCAGGCAGCAAAAGAGACGGCCAGGGACTTTCAGACGACTCCACACTGGACAG TTCCCAGATCCTCACAGCCACATCTGGACCCCCCGCCGCCACGCAAAAAGGCAAGGAAGGGGCAGACAGCGAGAACCTGGAG CAAGACCTGTGCACGTTTCTCATCTTGCGTGCTTGCAAGAACTCAACCCTGGCCAACTACTTGTACTG GTACGTCATAGTGGAGTGCGAGGACCAGGACACGCTGCAGAGAGATCCCAAGACGCACGAGATGTACCTGAATGTCATGAGGAGGTTCAGCCAGGCACTGCTTAAG GGAGACAAGAGCGTGAGGGTGATGCGCTCGCTCTTGGCCACCCAGCAGACCTTCGTGGATCGGCTGGTGCAGCTGATGAAGGCTGTGCAGAGAGAGAGCGGCAATCGCAAAAAGAAG ACTGAGAGGCTGCAGGCGCTGCTGGCCGACAACGAGAAGGTGTACCTCTCCGAAATTGAGCCCATTCCTCTTCCTCTGGAGCCTCAGATCAAGATAAGAGGAATCGTCCCTGAGACGGCGACGCTTTTTAAG AGCGCTCTGATGCCGGCCAAGCTGATCTTTAAAACGGAGGATGGCGCCATGTACCCGGTCATCTTCAAGCACGGTGACGACTTGAGACAAGATCAGCTCATCCTCCAAATCATCTCACTCATGGACAAA CTGTTGAGGAAGGAGAACCTGGACCTGAAGTTGACACCATACAAAGTGTTAGCCACCAGCACCAAGCATG GTTTTATGCAGTTTGTCCAGTCTGTTCCAGTTGCTGAAGTACTGGCCACTGAAGGCAACATCCAG AGCTTCTTCAGGAAGCATGCGCCAAGTGAAAAAGGGCCCTACGGCATCAGCTCAGAAGTGATGGACACCTATGTGAAGAGCTGCG CTGGTTACTGCGTCATCACGTACATCCTGGGAGTAGGAGACAGACACCTGGACAATCTGCTCCTCACCAAAACTG GGAAGCTCTTCCACATAGACTTTGGCTACATCTTGGGTCGAGATCCCAAACCGCTGCCGCCGCCCATGAAGCTAAGCAAGGAGATGGTGGAAGGCATGGGAGGCATGCAGAGCGAGCAGTACCAGGAGTTCCGGAAGCAGTGTTACACCGCCTTCCTGCACCTGAGGAG GTACTCCAACCTGATCCTCAATCTCTTCTCCCTCATGGTGGACGCCAATATTCCAGACATTGCCTTAGAGCCAGACAAGACTGTTAAGAAG GTGCAGGACAAGTTCAGACTGGACCTGTCGGACGAGGAGGCCGTCCATTACATGCAGAGTCTGATTGACGAGAGCGTGGGTGCCTTGTTTGCCGCCGTGGTTGAACAGATACACAAGTTTGCTCAA TACTGGCGCAGGTGA
- the pik3c3 gene encoding phosphatidylinositol 3-kinase catalytic subunit type 3 isoform X1, whose translation MDTDKFNYVYSCDLDINVQLKIGSLEGKREQNSYKALLEDPMLRFSGLYQENCSDLYVTCQVFAEGKPLALPVRTSYKAFSTRWNWNEWLRLPLKYPDLPQSAQVVLTVWDSFGPGRAVPVGGTTVTLFGKYGMFRQGMHDLKVWPGVEGDGAEATSTPGRTSSSLTEDQMGRLAKGRDLEVLSDLTKAHRQGHMVKVDWLDRLTFREIEMINESEKRSSNFMYLMVEFPRVKTNDKEYSIVYYEKDGDDASPLPTSCEIVKVPDPQMGMENLVESKHHKLARSLRSGPSDHDLKPNAATRDQLNIIVSYPPTKLLSSEEQDLVWKFRYYLTMQEKALTKFLKCVNWDLPQEAKQALELLGKWRPMDVEDSLELLSSQFTNPTVRRYAVARLQQADDEDLLMYLLQLVQALKYENFSDIQGGLEPGSKRDGQGLSDDSTLDSSQILTATSGPPAATQKGKEGADSENLEQDLCTFLILRACKNSTLANYLYWYVIVECEDQDTLQRDPKTHEMYLNVMRRFSQALLKGDKSVRVMRSLLATQQTFVDRLVQLMKAVQRESGNRKKKTERLQALLADNEKVYLSEIEPIPLPLEPQIKIRGIVPETATLFKSALMPAKLIFKTEDGAMYPVIFKHGDDLRQDQLILQIISLMDKLLRKENLDLKLTPYKVLATSTKHGFMQFVQSVPVAEVLATEGNIQSFFRKHAPSEKGPYGISSEVMDTYVKSCAGYCVITYILGVGDRHLDNLLLTKTGKLFHIDFGYILGRDPKPLPPPMKLSKEMVEGMGGMQSEQYQEFRKQCYTAFLHLRRYSNLILNLFSLMVDANIPDIALEPDKTVKKVQDKFRLDLSDEEAVHYMQSLIDESVGALFAAVVEQIHKFAQYWRR comes from the exons ATGGACACGGATAAGTTTAACTATGTTTACAGCTGCGATTTGGACATCAACGTTCAactcaaaat AGGCAGTTTAGAAGGCAAGCGAGAGCAGAACAGCTACAAAGCTCTCCTGGAAGACCCCATGCTGCGTTTCTCCGGCCTCTATCAAGAGAACTGCTCGGACCTCTACGTCACCTGCCAGGTGTTCGCCGAGGGCAAACCTCTGGCCCTGCCTGTCCGCACCTCCTACAAGGCCTTCAGCACTCGCTGGAA CTGGAATGAGTGGCTGCGGCTGCCATTGAAGTATCCAGACCTCCCACAAAGTGCACAGGTGGTCCTCACAGTGTGGGACAGCTTTGGGCCTGGGAGAGCTGTCCCCGTTGGGGGCACCACTGTCACCCTTTTTGGCAAATATGG AATGTTTCGACAAGGCATGCATGACCTGAAAGTTTGGCCTGGTGTGGAGGGCGATGGAGCGGAGGCCACCAGCACACCAGGACGCACCAGCAGCAGTTTGACAGAGGATCAAATGGGAAGACTGGCAAAG GGCCGTGACCTGGAGGTACTCAGTGAT CTGACCAAGGCCCATCGGCAGGGTCACATGGTGAAGGTGGACTGGCTGGACCGCTTAACCTTCAGAGAGATCGAGATGATCAATGAG agcGAGAAACGCAGCTCCAACTTCATGTACCTCATGGTGGAGTTTCCTCGAGTTAAAACAAATGACAAAGAGTACAGCATTGTCTACTATGAAAAG GATGGAGATGATGCGTCGCCCTTGCCCACCAGCTGTGAAATTGTTAAAGTTCCTGACCCACAGATGGGGATG GAGAACCTGGTGGAGAGCAAGCATCACAAACTGGCTCGCAGCCTCCGCAGTGGACCCTCTGATCACGACCTGAAGCCCAATGCCGCGACGCGTGACCAGCTCAAC ATCATTGTGAGCTACCCTCCCACCAAACTGCTGAGCTCTGAGGAGCAGGACCTGGTGTGGAAGTTCAGATACTACCTCACGATGCAGGAAAAG GCTCTGACTAAGTTCCTCAAGTGTGTCAACTGGGACTTGCCCCAGGAGGCCAAGCAGGCGCTGGAGCTTCTGGGCAAGTGGAGGCCCATGGATGTGGAGGACTCGCTGGAGCTGCTATCCTCGCAATTTACCAACCCGACGGTGCGACGCTACGCCGTGGCACGGCTGCAACAGGCGGACGATGAG GACCTGCTGATGTATCTGCTACAGCTGGTGCAGGCGCTCAAGTATGAGAACTTCAGTGATATTCAAGGAGGCCTGGAGCCAGGCAGCAAAAGAGACGGCCAGGGACTTTCAGACGACTCCACACTGGACAG TTCCCAGATCCTCACAGCCACATCTGGACCCCCCGCCGCCACGCAAAAAGGCAAGGAAGGGGCAGACAGCGAGAACCTGGAG CAAGACCTGTGCACGTTTCTCATCTTGCGTGCTTGCAAGAACTCAACCCTGGCCAACTACTTGTACTG GTACGTCATAGTGGAGTGCGAGGACCAGGACACGCTGCAGAGAGATCCCAAGACGCACGAGATGTACCTGAATGTCATGAGGAGGTTCAGCCAGGCACTGCTTAAG GGAGACAAGAGCGTGAGGGTGATGCGCTCGCTCTTGGCCACCCAGCAGACCTTCGTGGATCGGCTGGTGCAGCTGATGAAGGCTGTGCAGAGAGAGAGCGGCAATCGCAAAAAGAAG ACTGAGAGGCTGCAGGCGCTGCTGGCCGACAACGAGAAGGTGTACCTCTCCGAAATTGAGCCCATTCCTCTTCCTCTGGAGCCTCAGATCAAGATAAGAGGAATCGTCCCTGAGACGGCGACGCTTTTTAAG AGCGCTCTGATGCCGGCCAAGCTGATCTTTAAAACGGAGGATGGCGCCATGTACCCGGTCATCTTCAAGCACGGTGACGACTTGAGACAAGATCAGCTCATCCTCCAAATCATCTCACTCATGGACAAA CTGTTGAGGAAGGAGAACCTGGACCTGAAGTTGACACCATACAAAGTGTTAGCCACCAGCACCAAGCATG GTTTTATGCAGTTTGTCCAGTCTGTTCCAGTTGCTGAAGTACTGGCCACTGAAGGCAACATCCAG AGCTTCTTCAGGAAGCATGCGCCAAGTGAAAAAGGGCCCTACGGCATCAGCTCAGAAGTGATGGACACCTATGTGAAGAGCTGCG CTGGTTACTGCGTCATCACGTACATCCTGGGAGTAGGAGACAGACACCTGGACAATCTGCTCCTCACCAAAACTG GGAAGCTCTTCCACATAGACTTTGGCTACATCTTGGGTCGAGATCCCAAACCGCTGCCGCCGCCCATGAAGCTAAGCAAGGAGATGGTGGAAGGCATGGGAGGCATGCAGAGCGAGCAGTACCAGGAGTTCCGGAAGCAGTGTTACACCGCCTTCCTGCACCTGAGGAG GTACTCCAACCTGATCCTCAATCTCTTCTCCCTCATGGTGGACGCCAATATTCCAGACATTGCCTTAGAGCCAGACAAGACTGTTAAGAAG GTGCAGGACAAGTTCAGACTGGACCTGTCGGACGAGGAGGCCGTCCATTACATGCAGAGTCTGATTGACGAGAGCGTGGGTGCCTTGTTTGCCGCCGTGGTTGAACAGATACACAAGTTTGCTCAA TACTGGCGCAGGTGA
- the pik3c3 gene encoding phosphatidylinositol 3-kinase catalytic subunit type 3 isoform X3, giving the protein MLRFSGLYQENCSDLYVTCQVFAEGKPLALPVRTSYKAFSTRWNWNEWLRLPLKYPDLPQSAQVVLTVWDSFGPGRAVPVGGTTVTLFGKYGMFRQGMHDLKVWPGVEGDGAEATSTPGRTSSSLTEDQMGRLAKGRDLEVLSDLTKAHRQGHMVKVDWLDRLTFREIEMINESEKRSSNFMYLMVEFPRVKTNDKEYSIVYYEKDGDDASPLPTSCEIVKVPDPQMGMENLVESKHHKLARSLRSGPSDHDLKPNAATRDQLNIIVSYPPTKLLSSEEQDLVWKFRYYLTMQEKALTKFLKCVNWDLPQEAKQALELLGKWRPMDVEDSLELLSSQFTNPTVRRYAVARLQQADDEDLLMYLLQLVQALKYENFSDIQGGLEPGSKRDGQGLSDDSTLDSSQILTATSGPPAATQKGKEGADSENLEQDLCTFLILRACKNSTLANYLYWYVIVECEDQDTLQRDPKTHEMYLNVMRRFSQALLKGDKSVRVMRSLLATQQTFVDRLVQLMKAVQRESGNRKKKTERLQALLADNEKVYLSEIEPIPLPLEPQIKIRGIVPETATLFKSALMPAKLIFKTEDGAMYPVIFKHGDDLRQDQLILQIISLMDKLLRKENLDLKLTPYKVLATSTKHGFMQFVQSVPVAEVLATEGNIQSFFRKHAPSEKGPYGISSEVMDTYVKSCAGYCVITYILGVGDRHLDNLLLTKTGKLFHIDFGYILGRDPKPLPPPMKLSKEMVEGMGGMQSEQYQEFRKQCYTAFLHLRRYSNLILNLFSLMVDANIPDIALEPDKTVKKVQDKFRLDLSDEEAVHYMQSLIDESVGALFAAVVEQIHKFAQYWRR; this is encoded by the exons ATGCTGCGTTTCTCCGGCCTCTATCAAGAGAACTGCTCGGACCTCTACGTCACCTGCCAGGTGTTCGCCGAGGGCAAACCTCTGGCCCTGCCTGTCCGCACCTCCTACAAGGCCTTCAGCACTCGCTGGAA CTGGAATGAGTGGCTGCGGCTGCCATTGAAGTATCCAGACCTCCCACAAAGTGCACAGGTGGTCCTCACAGTGTGGGACAGCTTTGGGCCTGGGAGAGCTGTCCCCGTTGGGGGCACCACTGTCACCCTTTTTGGCAAATATGG AATGTTTCGACAAGGCATGCATGACCTGAAAGTTTGGCCTGGTGTGGAGGGCGATGGAGCGGAGGCCACCAGCACACCAGGACGCACCAGCAGCAGTTTGACAGAGGATCAAATGGGAAGACTGGCAAAG GGCCGTGACCTGGAGGTACTCAGTGAT CTGACCAAGGCCCATCGGCAGGGTCACATGGTGAAGGTGGACTGGCTGGACCGCTTAACCTTCAGAGAGATCGAGATGATCAATGAG agcGAGAAACGCAGCTCCAACTTCATGTACCTCATGGTGGAGTTTCCTCGAGTTAAAACAAATGACAAAGAGTACAGCATTGTCTACTATGAAAAG GATGGAGATGATGCGTCGCCCTTGCCCACCAGCTGTGAAATTGTTAAAGTTCCTGACCCACAGATGGGGATG GAGAACCTGGTGGAGAGCAAGCATCACAAACTGGCTCGCAGCCTCCGCAGTGGACCCTCTGATCACGACCTGAAGCCCAATGCCGCGACGCGTGACCAGCTCAAC ATCATTGTGAGCTACCCTCCCACCAAACTGCTGAGCTCTGAGGAGCAGGACCTGGTGTGGAAGTTCAGATACTACCTCACGATGCAGGAAAAG GCTCTGACTAAGTTCCTCAAGTGTGTCAACTGGGACTTGCCCCAGGAGGCCAAGCAGGCGCTGGAGCTTCTGGGCAAGTGGAGGCCCATGGATGTGGAGGACTCGCTGGAGCTGCTATCCTCGCAATTTACCAACCCGACGGTGCGACGCTACGCCGTGGCACGGCTGCAACAGGCGGACGATGAG GACCTGCTGATGTATCTGCTACAGCTGGTGCAGGCGCTCAAGTATGAGAACTTCAGTGATATTCAAGGAGGCCTGGAGCCAGGCAGCAAAAGAGACGGCCAGGGACTTTCAGACGACTCCACACTGGACAG TTCCCAGATCCTCACAGCCACATCTGGACCCCCCGCCGCCACGCAAAAAGGCAAGGAAGGGGCAGACAGCGAGAACCTGGAG CAAGACCTGTGCACGTTTCTCATCTTGCGTGCTTGCAAGAACTCAACCCTGGCCAACTACTTGTACTG GTACGTCATAGTGGAGTGCGAGGACCAGGACACGCTGCAGAGAGATCCCAAGACGCACGAGATGTACCTGAATGTCATGAGGAGGTTCAGCCAGGCACTGCTTAAG GGAGACAAGAGCGTGAGGGTGATGCGCTCGCTCTTGGCCACCCAGCAGACCTTCGTGGATCGGCTGGTGCAGCTGATGAAGGCTGTGCAGAGAGAGAGCGGCAATCGCAAAAAGAAG ACTGAGAGGCTGCAGGCGCTGCTGGCCGACAACGAGAAGGTGTACCTCTCCGAAATTGAGCCCATTCCTCTTCCTCTGGAGCCTCAGATCAAGATAAGAGGAATCGTCCCTGAGACGGCGACGCTTTTTAAG AGCGCTCTGATGCCGGCCAAGCTGATCTTTAAAACGGAGGATGGCGCCATGTACCCGGTCATCTTCAAGCACGGTGACGACTTGAGACAAGATCAGCTCATCCTCCAAATCATCTCACTCATGGACAAA CTGTTGAGGAAGGAGAACCTGGACCTGAAGTTGACACCATACAAAGTGTTAGCCACCAGCACCAAGCATG GTTTTATGCAGTTTGTCCAGTCTGTTCCAGTTGCTGAAGTACTGGCCACTGAAGGCAACATCCAG AGCTTCTTCAGGAAGCATGCGCCAAGTGAAAAAGGGCCCTACGGCATCAGCTCAGAAGTGATGGACACCTATGTGAAGAGCTGCG CTGGTTACTGCGTCATCACGTACATCCTGGGAGTAGGAGACAGACACCTGGACAATCTGCTCCTCACCAAAACTG GGAAGCTCTTCCACATAGACTTTGGCTACATCTTGGGTCGAGATCCCAAACCGCTGCCGCCGCCCATGAAGCTAAGCAAGGAGATGGTGGAAGGCATGGGAGGCATGCAGAGCGAGCAGTACCAGGAGTTCCGGAAGCAGTGTTACACCGCCTTCCTGCACCTGAGGAG GTACTCCAACCTGATCCTCAATCTCTTCTCCCTCATGGTGGACGCCAATATTCCAGACATTGCCTTAGAGCCAGACAAGACTGTTAAGAAG GTGCAGGACAAGTTCAGACTGGACCTGTCGGACGAGGAGGCCGTCCATTACATGCAGAGTCTGATTGACGAGAGCGTGGGTGCCTTGTTTGCCGCCGTGGTTGAACAGATACACAAGTTTGCTCAA TACTGGCGCAGGTGA
- the msmp1 gene encoding prostate-associated microseminoprotein, producing the protein MELLGLYWVLKVAGCLLLWTSGSPAAPMECHFNSKALCVFEGRHYALGETWMDDTCMQCTCLQPVGVGCCATVQRPVDFPAWCEVRVEPVTCKVSLVLTADRRLPCIPGEHMRDPSHGSQNQLEA; encoded by the exons ATGGAGCTTTTGGGACTTTACTGGGTGCTCAaggtggccgggtgtcttctcCTGTGGACAAGTGGCTCTCCTGCTGCCCCCATGGAGTGTCACTTCAACTCTAAAG cgctgtgtgtgtttgagggGCGACACTATGCACTGGGTGAAACGTGGATGGACGACACCTGCATGCAGTGCACCTGTCTGCAGCCGGTGGGTGTCGGCTGCTGTGCCAC GGTACAACGACCGGTGGATTTCCCCGCATGGTGTGAAGTGCGAGTGGAGCCAGTCACCTGCAAAGTGTCCCTTGTCCTCACCGCCGACAGACGCCTGCCCTGCATACCGGGCGAGCACATGAGGGACCCCAGTCATGGATCACAGAACCAGCTGGAGGCATAG
- the rgp1 gene encoding RAB6A-GEF complex partner protein 2, whose product MIEVVASMARGPVFLAGELLECLITFRNPMSHFSTSASSEMLAWASAQIHCQFHASESRVTLPSQDNKQDVQAESDTVLIPSRGERGQCVLDTPPKILFCDLCLDPGESKTYSYSEVVPVDGPPSFRGQAVKYVYKLTIGCQRVNSPIKLLRVPFRVLVLQGMPEPSFTQDDEVSPSNPFLEEEEASRRDARPLERALDMLMVSTSRRCPHMFNITNVRGKVAKFCIFKTVYRLGEDIIGTFNFSEGDIPCLQYSVSLQSEEEIQQVYQRRPGQALSVTGHGRHLESCLHTASSHFSLPVPLNVTPGFSTDIVTLRWRLHFEFVTAREPVEPAAVLQNESKVTVWAGVEHVEVDTFSWDLPIKILLTNPALASYESQFTGSNSINI is encoded by the exons ATGATCGAGGTGGTGGCCTCCATGGCACGGGGCCCTGTGTTTTTGGCCGGGGAGCTGTTGGAGTGTCTTATTACTTTCAGGAACCCCATGTCACACTTTTCTACCTCTGCAAGCAG TGAGATGTTGGCGTGGGCCAGTGCCCAGATTCACTGCCAGTTCCATGCCAGTGAGAGCAGGGTGACACTCCCAAGCCAGGACAACAAGCAGGATGTTCAGGCTGAGAGTGACACAGTCCTCATTCCAAGCAGAG GCGAGCGAGGGCAATGTGTTCTGGACACACCACCGAAGATCTTATTCTGTGACCTGTGTCTGGATCCAGGAGAAAGCAAAACCT ATTCATACAGTGAGGTCGTACCAGTCGACGGCCCTCCCAGCTTTCGTGGTCAGGCGGTGAAATACGTCTACAAGCTCACCATCGGCTGTCAGAGAGTTAACTCTCCCATTAAACTTCTCAGAGTTCCCTTTAGAGTTTTGGTTCTGCAGG GCATGCCAGAACCATCATTCACTCAGGATGATGAAGTTTCTCCATCTAATCCCTTcctggaggaagaggaagcaaGTCGCAGGGATGCTCGGCCTTTGGAGAGAGCACTGGACATGCTCATGGTCTCCACGTCCAGACGCTGCCCAC ACATGTTTAATATCACGAATGTTCGAGGAAAAGTGGCAAAGTTCTGCATCTTCAAGACCGTTTACAGGCTAGGAGAGGACATCATTGGCACGTTTAACTTCTCAGAGGGCGACATTCCTTGCTTACAG TATTCAGTGAGCCTCCAAAGTGAGGAGGAGATACAGCAGGTGTACCAGAGGCGCCCCGGCCAGGCTCTCAGTGTGACAGGACACGGACGTCATCTGGAATCATGCCTGCACACGGCATCTAGCCACTTCTCCCTGCCTGTTCCCCTCAACGTCACACCAGGCTTCAGCACAGACATAG TGACCCTGAGGTGGCGCCTGCACTTTGAATTCGTCACGGCACGGGAGCCCGTCGAGCCGGCCGCTGTGCTCCAGAATGAATCAAAGGTAACGGTGTGGGCTGGGGTGGAACACGTTGAAGTAGATACCTTCAGCTGGGACCTGCCCATCAAGATCCTGCTCACCAACCCCGCCCTGGCATCCTACGAGTCGCAGTTCACAGGAAGCAACAGCATCAACATTTGA